In Pyxidicoccus xibeiensis, the following proteins share a genomic window:
- a CDS encoding DUF1684 domain-containing protein, which translates to MTPLALALSLALHATPAAKPPPTKMPTAQKPAAAEDVHASTRAWHEQRLKSLESENGWLTLVGLFWLNEGAQTAGSAPESDLDFPQGTPAKLGTFTRKGNTASFQPAPGVAFTLAGKPFTGGVLQSDEKGAPDVLKLGSLTLQLILRGDKLGVRVKDTEAPARKQFHGIATYEPSAAWRVEARFEPSETPRTIQVPNVLGTEEAMKVPGTLVFTVNGKEHRLTPVEDGSQQLFIIFADETNRDATYPAGRFLYADMPKDGRVVLDFNRAYNPPCAFTRFATCPLPPRGNRLALRVEAGEKAYGGH; encoded by the coding sequence ATGACGCCCCTCGCACTGGCCCTGTCTCTCGCCCTCCACGCCACTCCGGCCGCGAAGCCGCCCCCCACGAAGATGCCCACTGCCCAGAAGCCCGCCGCCGCCGAAGACGTCCACGCCTCCACTCGCGCATGGCATGAGCAGCGCCTGAAGAGCCTCGAGTCCGAGAACGGGTGGCTCACCCTGGTGGGCCTGTTCTGGCTCAATGAGGGCGCGCAGACCGCCGGCTCCGCGCCGGAGAGCGACCTCGACTTCCCCCAGGGCACGCCCGCGAAGCTGGGCACCTTCACGCGCAAGGGGAACACCGCGAGCTTCCAGCCCGCCCCGGGCGTCGCCTTCACCCTCGCCGGCAAGCCCTTCACCGGGGGCGTGCTCCAGTCGGACGAGAAGGGCGCGCCGGACGTGCTGAAGCTCGGCAGCCTCACCCTCCAGCTCATCCTCCGGGGAGACAAGCTGGGCGTGCGCGTGAAGGACACGGAGGCGCCCGCGCGCAAGCAGTTCCACGGCATCGCCACCTATGAGCCGAGCGCCGCGTGGCGCGTCGAGGCGCGCTTCGAGCCCTCTGAGACGCCGCGCACGATTCAGGTGCCCAACGTGCTGGGGACGGAGGAGGCCATGAAGGTTCCGGGCACGCTCGTCTTCACGGTGAATGGCAAGGAGCACCGGCTGACGCCCGTGGAGGACGGCTCGCAGCAGCTGTTCATCATCTTCGCGGACGAGACGAACCGGGATGCCACCTACCCCGCGGGCCGCTTCCTCTACGCCGACATGCCGAAGGACGGGCGCGTGGTGCTGGACTTCAACCGCGCCTACAACCCGCCCTGCGCCTTCACCCGCTTCGCCACCTGCCCGCTGCCTCCGCGCGGCAACCGCCTGGCCCTGCGCGTGGAGGCCGGCGAGAAGGCCTACGGCGGCCACTGA
- a CDS encoding type 1 glutamine amidotransferase domain-containing protein, protein MARIAFIVANDFEDSEFRVPYDRVRQAGHEAVIIGIEAGKQLKGKKGKETITAEKAVKQVSSKDFDAVVIPGGYSPDHLRMDIGMVGFVRDFFRADKPIAAICHAGWMLVETDIADGRTLTSWPSIKTDLLNAGARWVDREVVEDGNLITSRNPGDLPAFCEALLRQVSGGVAPRLESPLAPEAVSDQPPTVH, encoded by the coding sequence ATGGCGCGCATCGCGTTCATCGTGGCCAATGACTTCGAGGACTCGGAGTTCCGGGTGCCATACGACCGCGTGAGGCAGGCCGGGCACGAGGCGGTCATCATCGGCATCGAGGCCGGCAAGCAGCTGAAGGGCAAGAAGGGCAAGGAGACCATCACCGCCGAGAAGGCCGTGAAGCAGGTCTCCTCCAAGGACTTCGACGCGGTGGTGATTCCGGGCGGGTACTCGCCGGACCACCTGCGGATGGACATCGGCATGGTGGGCTTCGTGCGGGACTTCTTCCGTGCGGACAAGCCCATCGCCGCCATCTGCCACGCGGGGTGGATGCTGGTGGAGACGGACATCGCCGACGGGCGCACCCTCACGTCGTGGCCCTCCATCAAGACGGACCTGCTCAACGCGGGCGCGCGCTGGGTGGACCGCGAGGTGGTGGAGGACGGCAACCTCATCACCTCCCGCAACCCCGGCGACCTGCCGGCCTTCTGTGAGGCGCTGCTGCGCCAGGTGTCCGGGGGCGTGGCCCCGCGCCTGGAGTCGCCGCTCGCGCCCGAGGCCGTGTCGGACCAGCCGCCCACGGTGCACTGA